In Rhodothermus marinus DSM 4252, a single genomic region encodes these proteins:
- a CDS encoding undecaprenyl-diphosphate phosphatase has protein sequence MSWWEALILGLLQGLTEFLPVSSSGHLVLGQYVLGLNPGGVTFEVFVHFGTVLSILTVYRKRVGAIVGEVWTALPRPAEWPMRYRERDPFRLAVWILITMIPTGLVYVLLGDWIEQTFEHPRFAAGMLVVTGVLLILTRLRRHPDGDLSPLKAFVVGVAQSAAMLPGISRSGSTICAAIYQNVRPERAADFSFLMLLPVVLGATLLKGIELLNSPESIGMGPLVLGTVAAYVSGVAAIRMLLQVVRRGRLEYFAYYCFLVGLLGLWLIR, from the coding sequence ATGTCCTGGTGGGAAGCCCTGATTCTGGGTCTGCTGCAGGGGCTCACGGAGTTTCTGCCGGTCTCGTCGTCCGGTCATCTGGTGCTCGGCCAGTACGTGCTGGGGCTGAATCCGGGCGGCGTGACCTTCGAGGTGTTCGTGCACTTCGGGACGGTATTGAGCATTCTCACGGTCTATCGGAAGCGGGTGGGGGCCATCGTGGGCGAGGTGTGGACGGCGCTGCCGCGTCCGGCCGAGTGGCCCATGCGCTACCGGGAGCGCGATCCGTTCCGGCTGGCCGTCTGGATCCTGATCACGATGATCCCTACCGGGCTGGTCTATGTGCTGCTGGGCGACTGGATCGAGCAGACGTTCGAGCATCCGCGCTTCGCGGCGGGGATGCTGGTGGTGACCGGCGTACTGCTGATCCTGACCCGGTTGCGGCGTCACCCGGACGGCGATCTGTCGCCGCTGAAGGCGTTCGTGGTGGGCGTGGCCCAGTCGGCCGCCATGTTGCCGGGCATTTCGCGATCGGGTTCTACGATCTGCGCGGCCATCTACCAGAACGTACGGCCCGAGCGCGCCGCCGACTTTTCTTTTCTCATGCTGTTGCCTGTCGTGCTGGGAGCTACGTTGCTGAAGGGGATCGAACTGCTCAATTCGCCCGAATCGATCGGCATGGGGCCGCTGGTTCTCGGGACCGTGGCGGCCTACGTTTCGGGCGTGGCGGCCATCAGAATGCTGCTGCAGGTGGTGCGGCGGGGCC
- a CDS encoding Rqc2 family fibronectin-binding protein — protein MLLTYYTLRALADEWRRELPGSLLGDAFSQVRDELVLAFARPEAEWMVRISTGAFRYVFRVEGYSRARRNVATLFEEALGRTLRDVRVAERDRVLFFELDDDSWFQCWLYGPRPNVLWVAPDGQVRAAFQQDEAWRGQPAPAPRPAPEVGTFEAFRARWRTDRKSLAQAVAAAFPLFDALLAEETVFRAGVQAPSPADCDEEDLRRLYEAGRALEAELARPAPRLYRADRWTTHFALIPLAHLAHLPCEAFDSVDAAVHAAVRRELAVRAFREAYEPLRQALEAAVERARREQQALETALAAPDRAEQYERWGHLLMAQAHQVPPGAEVVELPDWFGDGAPVRIPLDPTRSAVENAQAYYERARQARQEREALRQRLEDVRQRLPRLEALLAELEQADTMAALRAFRQRHADELAALGIGRTGQKAPEAMPAFRRVPLGGGFEAWIGRNARENDELTFHHARKHDLWLHARGVPGSHVILRVPGRNRQPDRRVLERAASLAAYFSKARGSSVVPVVVVPRKYVRKPRGADPGTVVFEREEVLLVEPRPPEAVQAENS, from the coding sequence CGCGAGCTGCCGGGTAGCCTGCTGGGCGACGCCTTCTCGCAGGTGCGCGACGAGCTGGTGCTGGCCTTTGCCCGGCCGGAGGCCGAGTGGATGGTGCGCATCTCGACGGGGGCCTTTCGCTACGTGTTTCGCGTCGAGGGCTACAGCCGGGCGCGTCGCAACGTCGCCACCCTGTTCGAGGAAGCGCTGGGCCGCACGCTGCGCGACGTGCGCGTGGCCGAGCGGGACCGCGTGCTGTTTTTCGAGCTGGACGACGACTCCTGGTTTCAGTGCTGGCTTTACGGTCCGCGTCCGAACGTGCTCTGGGTGGCGCCCGACGGACAGGTGCGGGCGGCGTTTCAGCAAGATGAAGCCTGGCGGGGACAGCCGGCGCCGGCACCGCGGCCGGCTCCAGAAGTCGGCACGTTCGAGGCGTTTCGAGCGCGCTGGCGCACCGACCGGAAATCGCTCGCACAGGCCGTGGCGGCGGCTTTCCCGCTGTTCGACGCGCTGCTGGCCGAAGAGACGGTCTTCCGGGCGGGTGTGCAGGCACCGTCGCCGGCCGATTGCGACGAGGAGGACCTTCGGCGTCTCTACGAGGCCGGACGCGCACTCGAAGCGGAGCTGGCCCGTCCGGCACCCCGGCTGTACCGGGCCGATCGATGGACGACCCACTTTGCGCTGATCCCGCTGGCTCATCTGGCGCACCTGCCCTGTGAGGCGTTCGATTCGGTCGATGCGGCGGTACACGCGGCCGTGCGGCGCGAGCTGGCCGTGCGGGCTTTCCGGGAGGCTTACGAGCCACTTCGTCAGGCGCTGGAAGCCGCGGTTGAACGGGCCCGCCGGGAGCAACAGGCGCTGGAAACCGCGCTGGCCGCGCCCGACCGGGCCGAGCAGTACGAGCGCTGGGGACACCTGCTTATGGCGCAGGCGCATCAGGTGCCGCCCGGGGCCGAGGTGGTGGAGTTGCCCGACTGGTTCGGCGACGGCGCGCCCGTGCGGATTCCGCTCGACCCCACGCGCTCGGCCGTCGAGAACGCGCAGGCGTACTACGAGCGGGCCCGACAGGCCCGTCAGGAGCGCGAGGCGCTCCGCCAGCGGCTGGAGGACGTCCGCCAGCGGCTTCCCCGGCTGGAGGCATTGCTGGCGGAGCTGGAGCAGGCCGACACGATGGCGGCGCTGCGGGCTTTCCGGCAACGCCATGCCGACGAGCTGGCCGCGCTGGGCATCGGCCGAACCGGCCAGAAAGCGCCGGAAGCCATGCCGGCGTTCCGGCGCGTGCCGCTGGGTGGCGGCTTCGAAGCGTGGATCGGCCGCAACGCCCGGGAGAACGACGAACTGACCTTCCACCACGCCCGCAAGCACGATCTGTGGCTGCACGCGCGCGGCGTGCCCGGCTCGCACGTGATCCTGCGGGTGCCCGGCCGCAACCGTCAGCCCGACCGCAGGGTGCTCGAGCGGGCCGCTTCGCTGGCAGCCTATTTCAGCAAGGCACGGGGTAGCAGCGTGGTGCCCGTCGTGGTCGTGCCGCGCAAGTACGTGCGCAAGCCACGCGGAGCCGATCCGGGCACCGTTGTCTTCGAGCGGGAGGAGGTGCTGCTGGTGGAACCCCGCCCGCCCGAAGCGGTGCAGGCGGAAAATTCTTGA